One part of the Calypte anna isolate BGI_N300 chromosome 14, bCalAnn1_v1.p, whole genome shotgun sequence genome encodes these proteins:
- the CDR2 gene encoding cerebellar degeneration-related protein 2: MLADSLVEEFEIREDEPWYDQQDLQQDLHLAAELGKTLLDRNTELEESLQQMYATNQEQLQEIEYLTKQVELLRQMNDQHAKVYEQLDVTARELEDTNQKLVVESRASQQKILSLTETIENLQTHIDDLQHQVEELKSARGRMSHERSDQPRSMHSFSCLKELYDLRQYFVYDHVFAEKITSMDSQLSPLEEENENLKKAVTVLQAQLNQEKEKRVTMEEEYSLVVKENRDLEQRLVDIDLYRARAEELEVEVAEMRQILQSENTSHNAEKLVPESFFISFKESLDRELVQSPADDGLLTVSEFEKKALKRSSSETFLSSAAGGDILRGHEETCIRRAEAVKQRGISVLNEVDAQYNALKVKYEELLKKCQMDEDCLKHKAVQTLKQYSKDLNVGNSQYDLPASNQELTNVELSDSPTNALPEYKALFKEIFSCIRKTKEEIDEHRAKYKSLSSQP; this comes from the exons ATGCTGGCCGACAGCCTGGTGGAGGAATTCGAGATCCGTGAGGATGAGCCGTGGTACGACCAGCAGGACCTGCAGCAAG ATCTTCACCTTGCTGCTGAGCTTGGGAAGACACTATTGGACCGAAACACTGAACTAGAAGAATCTTTGCAGCAAATGTATGCAACAAATCAAGAGCAACTGCAGGAAATAGAG TACCTCACAAAGCAAGTGGAGCTCCTGCGTCAGATGAACGATCAGCACGCCAAGGTCTATGAGCAGCTGGATGTCACAGCAAGGGAACTCGAAGACACTAATCAAAAACTAGTTGTGGAGAGCAGAGCTTCACAACAAAAGATACTCAG CTTAACAGAGACTATTGAAAATCTGCAAACACACATAGATGACCTGCAGCACCAAGTAGAAGAACTGAAGTCTGCGAGAGGCCGGATGAGCCATGAGAGATCTGACCAACCAAGATCAATGCATAGTTTCTCATGTTTGAAGGAGCTGTATGACCTTCGCCA gtaTTTTGTTTATGATCATGTGTTTGCAGAAAAGATTACTTCAATGGATAGTCAGTTAAGTCCtctagaagaagaaaatgagaacttAAAAAAGGCAGTTACAGTTCTCCAAGCCCAACTGaaccaagaaaaagagaagagggtGACCATGGAAGAGGAATATAGTCTTGTGGTGAAAGAAAACCGTGACCTTGAACAGAGACTTGTTGATATCGATTTGTACCGGGCTcgtgcagaggagctggaagtgGAAGTAGCTGAAATGCGACAGATCCTTCAGTCTGAAAACACATCTCATAATGCAGAGAAATTGGTGCCAGAatcctttttcatttcattcaaGGAATCTTTAGACAGGGAGCTTGTTCAGAGCCCAGCAGATGATGGACTTCTGACTGTGTCGGAGTTTGAGAAGAAGGCACTGAAACGGAGCAGCAGTGAAACTTTCCtaagcagtgctgcagggggAGACATCCTAAGGGGCCATGAAGAAACGTGTATTAGGAGAGCTGAAGCTGTGAAGCAGAGGGGAATCTCTGTGCTAAATGAAGTTGATGCTCAGTATAATGCTCTGAAAGTGAAGTATGAGGAACTCCTGAAGAAGTGTCAAATGGATGAAGATTGTCTGAAACACAAGGCTGTGCAAACACTGAAGCAGTATTCCAAAGACCTAAATGTGGGGAATAGCCAGTATGATCTTCCAGCCAGCAACCAAGAATTAACAAATGTGGAGCTAAGTGACTCTCCCACAAATGCTCTTCCTGAATATAAAGCTCTCTTCAAGGAAATTTTTAGCTgtatcagaaaaacaaaggaagaaatagaTGAACACAGAGCTAAGTACAAGTCCCTCTCCTCTCAGCCCTAA
- the LOC103536883 gene encoding LOW QUALITY PROTEIN: transmembrane protein 180 (The sequence of the model RefSeq protein was modified relative to this genomic sequence to represent the inferred CDS: inserted 1 base in 1 codon; deleted 5 bases in 4 codons), whose translation REECPGLITPRQAAAQPLVRGGRREVSSWKMKFVLGIHPNSLAYSMTTLGAGMMNSIFNFYYVKLFLNRYKISEVAFHQAQVVFMIWNAINDPLFGYIQGQLKVCMRSKRQFSNLYGAPLYALAFLLPWFXWKHLKRKGDWLSGLHLIVALCAFDGLLTFVLLAQCALFAEIFNKMRSRLQLIKYNQVATLIGSTSILFCGLISDNMENFPIFQGIHCLVAALATACMYYTGKYSTSQYDRRRIVMENANLERGDGASVLDLCNSLTKQIMTEKNFLFFVTMNFFQVFHLAFCNNFMMIFADSLIPKDVLSSSIRSIMYGAGFICPQCLVLLSHASLKKFGYYRIILFSFYFEGVAAAVMFVLGPEHYYLLALYLTTNMVIVQASFSLFNLPLADIVDADLIKHKRRSPLSSMVFGTNALFTKPAQSLAPMLVVTILNQFGYENLKNEIAQPDPSLLLGLHDAMFYFICLVPLCIAVIQILMWTPFHPDSPYDTCTLNM comes from the exons agagaagagtGTCCCGGGCTAATCACGCCCCGCCAGGCAGCTGCGCAGCCTCTAGTCAGAGGAG GGAGAAGAGAGGTGAGCTCGTGGAAGATGAAGTTTGTTTTGGGAATTCATCCTAACTCACTGGCATATTCCATGACTACGTTAGGTGCTGGAATGATGAACAGCATCTTCAATTTCTACTACGTTAAACTGTTCCTAAATCGATACAAAATTTCAGAAGTAGCATTTCATCAAGCACAG GTTGTCTTTATGATATGGAATGCCATTAATGATCCTCTTTTTGGGTATATTCAAGGACAACTCAAAGTTTGCATGCGCTCAAAACGCCAGTTTTCAAATTTATATGGAGCTCCTTTATATGCATTAGCCTTTTTGCTTCCTTGGT CCTGgaaacatttgaaaagaaagggtGACTGGCTAAGTGGTCTTCACCTCATCGTTGCC TTATGTGCTTTTGATGGTCTGCTTACCTTTGTGCTTCTAGCACAGTGTGCTCTCTTTGCAGAGATTTTCAACAAG ATGAGAAGTAGACTTCAGCTTATTAAATATAACCAAGTAGCAACATTAATCGGATCAACAAGCATTCTCTTTTGTGGGCTCATTTCAGATAATATGGAAAATTTT CCTATTTTTCAGGGCATTCACTGTTTGGTAGCAGCATTAGCAACAGCCTGCATGTATTACACAGGCAAATACAGTACCAGTCAATATGACAGACGACGGATT GTTATGGAGAATGCTAATCTGGAACGTGGTGATGGAGCTTCTGTCCTGGACCTCTGTAATTCATTGACCAAACAGATTATGACagagaaaaactttttattttttgtaacaaTGAACTTCTTCCAAGTCTTCCACCTAGCCTTCTGCAACAATTTTATGATGATCTTTGCAGATAGTCTTATTCCTAAGGATGTTCTTTCTTCCTCAATAAGAAGTATCATGTATGGAGCAGGATTTATTTGTCCTCAG TGCCTGGTTCTTCTCAGTCATGCTTCATTGAAGAAGTTTGGTTATTACAGAATcatcttgttttccttctacTTTGAAGGAGTAGCTGCTGCTGTCATGTTTGTTCTAGGGCCAGAACACTATTATCTATTGGCACTTTATCTCACCACAAACAT ggTAATTGTACAAGCTTCATTTAGTTTGTTCAATTTGCCTTTGGCAGATATTGTTGATGCAGATTTAATAAAGCACAAACGGAG ATCCCCACTTTCCTCTATGGTTTTTGGTACCAATGCTTTATTTACCAAGCCTGCCCAATCTTTGGCTCCAATGCTTGTGGTTACAATACTGAATCAATTTGGATATGAGaacctgaaaaatgaaattgctcAACCTGATCCAAG